The DNA region AGAACTTTTAGTTCATAACATTATCAAAGAACACAAAAATAAATATTATCTTAATAATGGTTTTACCTTTGGAAGACTTGATATTTCATCTAAAGGAACAGGATTTTTAAAAAGCTTTGATGAGAATTTTAAAAAAGATCTTTTAATAGAAAATAAATATTTAAAAGGAGCAAATTATAAAGATATTATTGCGGTAAAACTACTACCTTTAAAGAAAAAACGTCCTAGCGCTAAAGTGGTTTTAATTATAAAAAGAGCTAATGAAACCTCTTTAGTAATTACTAAAAAATATGGTCAAGCTATACTTGGAATGAATATAAAAACAGGTTTAAGTACTGCTTTAAAAGCCTCTCAAAAATCTTTAAAAAATTTGCCTCTAGGGACAATTTTAAAAATAGAAAATGAAAATAATAATATTATAGAAGTTTTAGGACATATAGATGATGAAAAAGTAGATGAAAAAATTTCTTTAGCACTTTTTAATAAAAATAATGATTTTAATGATATTTGTATCAAAGAATCTCTAGCTAATGGTGATACTGTAGATGCTAATATGTATAAAAATCGCACAGATTTAAGATCTTTGCCTTTTTGCACCATAGATCCTATTCATGCAAAAGACTTTGATGATGCAATTTATTTTGATATAAAAAAACGTGAGATTTATGTAGCTATTGCTGATGTAAGCGAATATGTTTATGCTTATAGTGCTATTGACAAAGAAGCAAGAAATCGCGGATTTTCAATATATTTTCCTCATATTGCCATACCCATGCTTCCACGTCCTTTAAGCGAAAACATTTGCTCTTTAAAACCTAATTTAGATCGCCTAGTTTACTGTTTTAAAATTACTTTAAATCATAAATATAAAGTTGTAAAAGAAGAGCTTTTTGAAGGTATTATCAACTCAAAACGCCGTTTTAATTATGATGAAGTAGATGAAATTTTAATAAATAAACCTGATTTAAAAGAATTATCTTGGCTTTATAAACTCTTTGAGGTCACTCAAATTTTACGCAAAAACCGTCTTAAAAATGCTTTTGAATTTCAAACTGAAGAACTTAGAATGACCTTAGATAAAAATTTACATCTTAAAAGTACTGTTTTTGAAAAAGATACTCCATCGCATAATTTAATAGAAGATTGTATGCTTTTAGCCAATAAAGCAGCTGCAAAACTCATAGATATAGGCATTTTTAGAAATCATTTAAGCGCAGATACAAAAAAAATTGATAAACTTTTAAGCGCTTTACGTGAACTTGGAATTGATGCTCATTTTAAAGGTAATTTTTTAGAACTCATACGTAATATACAAAATTTAGCCGATGAACTTAATTTAAGATCAGAAGTCGATAAACTTATTATTAAAGCACAAAAAAAAGCTGAGTATTCTAGTATTAATGCGGGACATTTTGGTTTAGGTTTTAAAAAATATTCTCATTTTACAAGCCCTATACGCAGATATTCTGATCTTATTTTGCACAGACTTTTAAAAGCCAAACAAAAAAACGATGAAAAATTATTTAATTATTTACTTTTAAATATAGAAAATACTTGTCAAAATCTTAACATACTTGAAAGAGAAGCTGATAAAGTAGCATTTGATTTTATGGATAGAAAATTTGCCAGATGGGCAGCTAAAAATATAGGAAAAACATTCAAGGCCTTAATCATACAAAATGATGGAATTTGCATAGCTAAGCTCGAAGACGAAATTCAAGGAGCTGATCTTATTCTTTATGATACAAAAGTAAATTTACTAGAAAGAGTTGAAGTGCAAATTATACAAGCAGATATTGTAATGGCTAAAATTTATGGAAAAATCACCCAAAAATTAAACAAAAAGGAAGAAAATGTATAGAAAAGATCTTCAAAACCTACTTACTAAAAATTCTATTTCTAACTTTTTTTTCCTTTATGGATCAGATAATTTCCAAATTGAACTTTATAGTGAGTTCATTAAAGAAAAATATCAAGCTGATGAAATTTTAAAACTGTTTTTTGAAGAATATAATTTTACTATAGCAAATGATTTTTTATCTTCTGCTTCTTTATTTAGTGAAAAAAAACTACTAGAAATTAAAATTTCTAAAAAAATACCTATAAAAGATCTTAAAATTTTAGTTGATCTTTGCCAAAAAAACCTAAATCATTTTTTTATTTTGGAATTTTATGATGAAAATTCTAAACAAAACGATATAGAAAAAATTTTCTCTCCTCATTTTGTACGCTTTTTTAAAGCCAATGGAGCAAAAGAAGGAATAGAACTTTTAAGTATTAAAGCTAAGCAACTAAAAATAGAAATTACTCACAATGCTTTATTTACTTTATTTACAAATTTTGATGAAAATTTATACCTTGCAGCCAGCGAACTTAATAAATTTTATGGTTTAAAAGTAGATGAAACAACTATAAAACAATATTGTTATAGCTTAAATTTAGGAAATTTTGAAAGCTTTTTTGAAAAAATTTTAAAAAAACAAGACTTTCAAGGTGAACTTGAAAAAATTTTAGATCATTTCAATGAAATTGCTTTAATTAATTCTTTATATAATGCTTTTTATCGCTTATTTAAAATCGCACTTTATGTTAAAATCAATGGAAAAATAGACTTTAAAGAACTTTTAGGTTATACACCTCCACCCCAAGTAGGACAAAACTTAAGCTCGCAAGCTTTCAGTTTAAAAATTGAACAATATAAAGAAATTTTCACCCTTTTACTTCAAAGTGAATATGAACTTAAAAGTAATTCTAAAATTATAAAAAAAGAATTTTTAATTTCTAGTCTACTTAAACTCGCAAGAATCATCAAATCAATAAAATAAAAAATCAATCAAATGCATAAAAATATCAAATACTTATATTTAAATTTTATTTATTCCATTACCAGTCGCATAAGATGCAAATCTTCACCTTGAGTGATTTTATAATCTAAAGCATTACAATGTGAACATTTAAAAATATTTTCTTTTAAAACACTCACTTTATGACATACCAAACATGTAATTTCAAGCGGGGCAAGCTCCATAAAAAGCAAAGCATCTTTACAATAAGACGAATTTTCTTTAAAAGTTTCAAAACAACGTTTAAAAAGATCTCCTTCTATACCACTTAAACGTCCTATTTTAACATAAATTTCTTGTACTTTTTTAGCTTGATTAGCTAAAGCTTGTTCTTCGCAAAGTTCTATTAAAGATTCTACAATACTTAATTCATGCATTAGCAAATTCTTGGCAAAAGTTCACCCTTAGGAGATTCTAAAAAACGCTTAGCCCCATAAGAGTTTTCTAAGATTACTTGTGCTTTTTTTTCTTCTAAAACCCTACCTATAATATTTGCATTTTGATTGTATTTTTTTAAAATTTCTAAAGCCTCTTTTTCATCTTCTTGTTCAACACAAAGTATGAAAGTTCCTTCATTTGCAAGTTCAAATGCTTCATAGCCAAAAAGTTCGCAAAGTCCCATAACCTCATCTTGTACGATAATTTTTTCTTCAAAAACTAATAAATCATACCCGCTTTGTTTTGCCCATTCATTTAAAACTGCACTCAAACCCCCACGTGTAGCATCACGCATAGCTACTACTTTAATATTTTTTTCCAAAAGCTCCAAAACTTCTTTATTTAAAGCCTTACAATCACTTTTCACATCTGCTTGCAAATCATTTCTTTTAATCAAAACACTAGCCCCATGTCTACCTATATCGCCTGAAATAAGTATACTGCATCCTGCATGAATATTTTTAGTTTCTTTTTTAGAAATGATTTCTCCTAAAACTGTAGTATTAATATAAATTTCATCACCCTTGCCTTTTGGCACCACTTTAGTATCACCACAAACAAGAGTAAGTTCGCATTCTTCACACTCTTTTTTAATACTTTTTAAAATAATTTCAAGTTTGTCTATTTCAAAACCTTCTTCTAGAATAAGACTCAAACTTAAATATTTTGGCTTTGCTCCCACCATTAAAACATCATTTACAGACCCACAAACACAAAGTTTTCCTATATTTATTTCATCATCTAAAAAAATAGGATTTAAAACAAAAGAATCTGTGCTTAAAGCTAAATTTCCTAAAATAGCTGCATCATTAGCCTCATTTAAAATTTTATTATCAAATATTTTAAAAAATTTTGTTAAAAGTTCATTACTTTCTTCTCCACCGCCTCCATGTGCCAAAGAAATATTTTTCATACACCAACCTTTGAATATTTATAATATGCTGCACAAGCTCCTTCACTTGAAACCATACAGCTTCCTATAGGATTTTTTGGAGTACAAGCCTTACCAAAAACTTTACAATCATAAGGCTTAGCCAAACCTCTTAAAATTTGACTACAAATACAAGCTTTACTTTCACTTTTACTTTGCACACTACAATCAAATTGTTTACTTGCATCATAAGCACTAAATTCTTCCTTTAATTTCAAACCACCCTCTTTAATAAGCCCTAAACCACGAAATTCAAAATCACAAATTTGAAAATATTCTTTAATTAAATCTTGAGCTTTTACATTGCCTTCTTGACTGACTGCTCTTTTATATTGATTATAAACTTTAAAACTTCCTTCATTAACCTGTCTTACTATATTTAATATACTCTCTAAAATATCAACTGGCTCAAAACCACTAACAGCTATAGGAACTTTAAATTGTTCAACCAAAGGTTCATAAAGCTTATAACCTGTAATTACACTCACATGAGAAGGACCTAAAAAAGCATCAATTCTTACATTTTTATCACTCATAATTGCTATAAGTGGGGCTGGAACAGTAACATGATTAATATGAAAAAATACGTTTTTTATTTTTTCTTCTATAAGTTTTTTAAGAAGCAAAGCACTCATAGGAGTTGTTGTTTCAAAACCTATAGCAAAAAAAATAATAATTTTATTTGAATTTTCTTTAGCAATTTTTAATACTTCAAGAGGAGAATAAAGCGCTCTAATATCAGCTCCTTTTGCTCTTAAATCAAGTAAAGAAAAATCACTTCCTCTTACTCTTAAAAGATCTCCTAAAGTACAAAAAATGGTATTTTTCATAGAAGCAAGTTTAATGGCAACATCAATGCGATTTCGTGGCATAACACAAACAGGACAACCTGGACCATGAATAAAATTAATCGTTTTTGGCAAAATCGAGGTTAAACCATATTTCATAATATTGTGAGTATGGCCTCCACAAATTTCCATAATATTAATAGGAGTTTTAAGTTCTTTAACTATAAGTTTTTTTAAAGCTAAAATACTATCTTTATTTCTGAATTCGTCGATAAAATTCATTTAAACCTAAATCTCCTTCATCACTTTTTATTTCTTCATTATTCATTTTTTCTACGATTTCTTCATAAGTTTTTATGCTTTCTAAAGCAGCTTCTTTATCGATTTTCTCCATAGCAACACCAACATGAATTAAAACATAATCACCCTTTTGCAAAGATTCATCAATCAAGTCTAAATTCACTTTTCTTCTTACTCCTAAAGTTTGCACTAAAGCATTATTAAACTCGTCAATTTCTAAAATTTCAGATGGAATAGATAAACACATTTAAAAAAGCTCCTTTTTAAATTTAAGCAATTTATACCAAAGCTCCATATTAGTACCATTTTTAGCATCAAGACTAATAATATCAGCTCTTGGACTTAATTCTTTAATTAACCGACTTGCCTCTTTAATGTCAAAATCAAAATGATGCGCCAAATCAGCTTTGCTAATAAGTACAATATCTGCTTTTTTAAACATTACAGGATATTTTTGTGGCTTATCACTACCTTCGGTTACAGAAAGTAAAACGACATTTAAGTGCTCTCCTAAATCATAACTTGCAGGACATACTAAATTTCCAACATTTTCTATAAAAAGCAAATCTATATTATCTATAGATAAATGATGCAAAGCTTCATGCACCATAAAAGCATCTAAATGACAACTTTGCCCTGTAGTGATTTGATAAGCTAAAGCACCTGCATTTTTAACTCTTAAAGCATCATTATTAGTTTCTAAATCTCCTTCAATAACCGCGATTTTAAATTCATCTTTTAAAGCCTTAATAGTATTTTCTAAAAGAGTTGTTTTTCCACTTCCTGGAGAACTCATTAAATTAATACAAAGTGTATTAGTCTCATTAAAATGGGTTCTATTATGCGCAGCTTGTTCATCATTTTTGCT from Campylobacter hepaticus includes:
- a CDS encoding RNB domain-containing ribonuclease produces the protein MKEFLNSLNYGINVSNINNDFKQILRELLVHNIIKEHKNKYYLNNGFTFGRLDISSKGTGFLKSFDENFKKDLLIENKYLKGANYKDIIAVKLLPLKKKRPSAKVVLIIKRANETSLVITKKYGQAILGMNIKTGLSTALKASQKSLKNLPLGTILKIENENNNIIEVLGHIDDEKVDEKISLALFNKNNDFNDICIKESLANGDTVDANMYKNRTDLRSLPFCTIDPIHAKDFDDAIYFDIKKREIYVAIADVSEYVYAYSAIDKEARNRGFSIYFPHIAIPMLPRPLSENICSLKPNLDRLVYCFKITLNHKYKVVKEELFEGIINSKRRFNYDEVDEILINKPDLKELSWLYKLFEVTQILRKNRLKNAFEFQTEELRMTLDKNLHLKSTVFEKDTPSHNLIEDCMLLANKAAAKLIDIGIFRNHLSADTKKIDKLLSALRELGIDAHFKGNFLELIRNIQNLADELNLRSEVDKLIIKAQKKAEYSSINAGHFGLGFKKYSHFTSPIRRYSDLILHRLLKAKQKNDEKLFNYLLLNIENTCQNLNILEREADKVAFDFMDRKFARWAAKNIGKTFKALIIQNDGICIAKLEDEIQGADLILYDTKVNLLERVEVQIIQADIVMAKIYGKITQKLNKKEENV
- a CDS encoding DNA polymerase III subunit delta; its protein translation is MYRKDLQNLLTKNSISNFFFLYGSDNFQIELYSEFIKEKYQADEILKLFFEEYNFTIANDFLSSASLFSEKKLLEIKISKKIPIKDLKILVDLCQKNLNHFFILEFYDENSKQNDIEKIFSPHFVRFFKANGAKEGIELLSIKAKQLKIEITHNALFTLFTNFDENLYLAASELNKFYGLKVDETTIKQYCYSLNLGNFESFFEKILKKQDFQGELEKILDHFNEIALINSLYNAFYRLFKIALYVKINGKIDFKELLGYTPPPQVGQNLSSQAFSLKIEQYKEIFTLLLQSEYELKSNSKIIKKEFLISSLLKLARIIKSIK
- a CDS encoding hydrogenase maturation nickel metallochaperone HypA, with protein sequence MHELSIVESLIELCEEQALANQAKKVQEIYVKIGRLSGIEGDLFKRCFETFKENSSYCKDALLFMELAPLEITCLVCHKVSVLKENIFKCSHCNALDYKITQGEDLHLMRLVME
- the hypE gene encoding hydrogenase expression/formation protein HypE gives rise to the protein MKNISLAHGGGGEESNELLTKFFKIFDNKILNEANDAAILGNLALSTDSFVLNPIFLDDEINIGKLCVCGSVNDVLMVGAKPKYLSLSLILEEGFEIDKLEIILKSIKKECEECELTLVCGDTKVVPKGKGDEIYINTTVLGEIISKKETKNIHAGCSILISGDIGRHGASVLIKRNDLQADVKSDCKALNKEVLELLEKNIKVVAMRDATRGGLSAVLNEWAKQSGYDLLVFEEKIIVQDEVMGLCELFGYEAFELANEGTFILCVEQEDEKEALEILKKYNQNANIIGRVLEEKKAQVILENSYGAKRFLESPKGELLPRIC
- the hypD gene encoding hydrogenase formation protein HypD, whose translation is MNFIDEFRNKDSILALKKLIVKELKTPINIMEICGGHTHNIMKYGLTSILPKTINFIHGPGCPVCVMPRNRIDVAIKLASMKNTIFCTLGDLLRVRGSDFSLLDLRAKGADIRALYSPLEVLKIAKENSNKIIIFFAIGFETTTPMSALLLKKLIEEKIKNVFFHINHVTVPAPLIAIMSDKNVRIDAFLGPSHVSVITGYKLYEPLVEQFKVPIAVSGFEPVDILESILNIVRQVNEGSFKVYNQYKRAVSQEGNVKAQDLIKEYFQICDFEFRGLGLIKEGGLKLKEEFSAYDASKQFDCSVQSKSESKACICSQILRGLAKPYDCKVFGKACTPKNPIGSCMVSSEGACAAYYKYSKVGV
- a CDS encoding HypC/HybG/HupF family hydrogenase formation chaperone produces the protein MCLSIPSEILEIDEFNNALVQTLGVRRKVNLDLIDESLQKGDYVLIHVGVAMEKIDKEAALESIKTYEEIVEKMNNEEIKSDEGDLGLNEFYRRIQK
- the hypB gene encoding hydrogenase nickel incorporation protein HypB, with protein sequence MCKDCGCSINSSMPHENTHHHVHHENPSLKESKTIEVISKILSKNDEQAAHNRTHFNETNTLCINLMSSPGSGKTTLLENTIKALKDEFKIAVIEGDLETNNDALRVKNAGALAYQITTGQSCHLDAFMVHEALHHLSIDNIDLLFIENVGNLVCPASYDLGEHLNVVLLSVTEGSDKPQKYPVMFKKADIVLISKADLAHHFDFDIKEASRLIKELSPRADIISLDAKNGTNMELWYKLLKFKKELF